The stretch of DNA ATGTTGCCTTCTCACTCGGATTTCTGCTGCTCATCCGGGAGTTGCCAGTCCAATTCAATTTACCATACGATAGGGGAGGTGATTTGGTCATTCTTACCTTTCTGACGATCTGGATGTGTGATATAGCGGCTTCGATCCTAGGTTCACTCTTTGGCAAGCACAAATTGTTTGAACGTGTCAGCCCGCACAAGACTGTTGAGGGAGCTGTTGCCGGCTTTTTCTTTGCCACCATAACGGCTTACCTGTGTCAGGTGACATTTATGGATCATCTCCCTTTGCTTCACGCACTGGCCATCGGAGCGATCTGTGGAAGTGTTGGACAGGTCAGTGATCTGATCGAGTCTCTTTTCAAACGGGATGCTGTCGTCAAAGACTCGTCGAAGATTATCCCCGGCCATGGCGGCGTTTTAGACCGCTTCGACAGTCCAATCCTTGCGGCTCCAGCGGTTTATTTCTACCTACGGTTCGTCGCGCATTATAGTTAAAGAAAAACATCGTCCTTAGGAATGAGACCTCAACGAAACCCCGCACTGGGCTACTCATATTTGTTCATTATTAGGCGAGATTCGAAGACGCTTTCGCATCAAATCGCACCCGGAA from candidate division KSB1 bacterium encodes:
- a CDS encoding phosphatidate cytidylyltransferase gives rise to the protein MHLKNFAIRTLVAVLFGPAILFSAWVGGKVFLGVIIAIVSLAMYEFYDLAAHKGSRPQKILGIITGVLVCYTLFRSRTDLLWVVLFVSFIVFVTVELFRNERGSILNVASTLMGVFYVAFSLGFLLLIRELPVQFNLPYDRGGDLVILTFLTIWMCDIAASILGSLFGKHKLFERVSPHKTVEGAVAGFFFATITAYLCQVTFMDHLPLLHALAIGAICGSVGQVSDLIESLFKRDAVVKDSSKIIPGHGGVLDRFDSPILAAPAVYFYLRFVAHYS